The following nucleotide sequence is from Neokomagataea tanensis.
CCTTGGAGAAATTTTCACCGCACAACGCGGCAAAGGCGCATTCCTAAACGGCAAACCCATTAAAGCGGCCCCTACGCAAGACCCAGCGGAAGCCATGATCGAAATGGGCTGGTCCTGCCGGGTACCACAACCCGTTTTTGAAGAAAAAATTAGCGCAATTGTCGGCCTCGGCGCGATGCCACGCTCAGGTGGCTCAGGCGCGCTTGCACTTGCAGATGTCGCATGTGGCCGCAGCGACGGATACCTCGAAATCGTTATCCGCTTGTGGGACGTAGCGGCGGCGCTGGTTCTCCTCGAAGAAGCAGGCGCACGTGTTTCTCCCTTCCTTGAAACCGGCGGCTTAACAGGCGGCGCCACCATTCTGGCCACAGCCCCTAATATTGCAGAAGCCGTCTCTCACGCCGTAAACGTACCGCTTTAATCTCAGGAATGTGGCCTGATTTGGCCGCATTTGCACGGCACTTTGGCACAACAAAAGCACACTGAATATTTTGGGTGACTAAACATGATCCGTATTAACATCTCTCGCGGCCTTTTGCTGGCCAGTGCTTCACTTCTTCTCGCAGCATGCTCCAGCACACAAACAACAGCGACCGAACAACAACTTACCGTTGACCGCGCCACCCTCGCCGTACAGGACCTCTTTAGCGGAACCACCCCTCAGTCCCGCTCGCAGCAGCTTTTAGCTGAAGCAAAAGCCGTGATGATCTGCCCATCAATTCTCAACATGTCGTTTGGGATTGGCGGCTCAGGTGGACGCTGCGTTTTAATGACGCGCGATGCCCGCGGCTCTTGGTCGGACCCTGCTTTCTATCGCCTGAGCACCGGCTCTCTCGGGGTACAAGTCGGCATCCAAAGCTCCGAAATGGTATTCTTTGTGATGTCTCAGCACGGTATTCAGGCATTACTTGATAGCCAATTCAAGTTCGACGCTACGGCCTCCGCATCCTTCGCAACAATCGGCACAGGTGCAGAAGCCAGCACAGCAGGCGCACGCAATACGGATATTTACGCAGCTCAGAAAAATCAGGGGCTCTACGCAGGGGCCGCGCTAGGTGGCTCAAAGCTTACAGTCGATAGCGGCGCCAACCGAGCCTATTACAATCAAACCGTGGGGCCAGAAGATATTGTCATCACAATGCGCGTCAACAATACGGCAGCCGACCCTCTACGCCGCGCTCTCATGAACATTGCTCAAACACCGACCTCACCAACCGCGCACGCAACCACCGCCGTCATCCAAGATACGACCCTCAACGATGGAAGCAGCGCCTATAACGGCGCCCTCAGCAGTGGCCGCGGCATACAAAGCCAAAGCCTTGCACCCGTGAAGTAATTCAAACGCCCCTTCAACTACACCACCCCAAACCAACAAAAAGCGGGTAAGAAGGCCTCCCTTCTTACCCGCTTTTTTTATGCTCTATCGCAGGAGGCCTCGCGGCCCCCTATGATCAAATTAGAGGCTGATACCTGCCTGCAGGAAGATGTAACGACCAGGGTAGAAACCGCCATAGACAGCACCCACACTGTTGTCGCTGCCGCTCGTTACGAACGGAGGCTTCTTGTTTGTGATGTTCTGGATACCACCCGTGAAGTTCCAACGGTTCAGACGGTAAGAGGCGCTCAGATCCTGCTGGATCATCATAGGCGTCTTATAACGACCGGAGGTTGTTGGCTCCCATTTGGACGTATCGTTCCAGCGCATACCACCCGTGAACTGCAACATGTAGTTGATGCTGACTGCACCATGTGTCCAACCAAGTGTCGTGTAGTCACGTACGCGTGGGTTGCCCGAACCGTTATTGTAAAGCAACGCGCCGGTGTAATCGCTGAACGCACCGCCTGGCACGAACTGTTGCTTGTAGTTCAACAGATATTGGAAATTGTTGGAAACAGAAACAATATCGTTGCTGGTGATGTGGTGACGGTAGTCAAAGTCAAAATCAACACCGCTTGTACGCAGAGCGCCAATGTTCTGAGCATAAGCTGAAACCGTGCTGATCTGCCCGTTAGACAAGCGGTTTACCTGGCTGCACAATGAGGTGTTGGAGCCGTCATAGCAGTTGTTCAGGATGTATGTTGTCGGCAGAGCAGAGATCATGTGGCTGATGGAGTAGTGCCAGTATTCACCCGAGAGGGAGAGACCTGGAATCCAACGTGGCGTGATAACCGTACCGAAGGTGTAGGTACGTCCCTCTTCTGGCTGCAACTGCGTGTTACCACCACCAATGGTTGGCACCTGCGCACTGCCGGACTGCGTGAAGGTCTTTGTATCAATGCCTTGACGGGCACAGTTTGCCGCAACAATAGCCGATGCTGCACCGTAGGAATTGACACGGTTCATGTCACACGGGTCACTGGCAGTGTTGTACGAAATGCTACGACCACCATACAGCTCGTTTACGTTTGGCTGACGGAAAGACGTACCCAATGTACCACGGAAGCGGATGTCTGAAACAGGTGCCCAGCTGATTGAGCCCTTCCAGATTTTCGCTGCGCCGAACGTGTTGTAGGCAGAAATACGTCCCTGACCATCAATCGTCAGGTCTTTTGCAAGAAATGCGTTGTGCAGAAGCGTCAGCTGGCCTTCAAGATAGCCTTCCGTTACGTGGAAGCCACCGCTTGTTGGCAGCACAGTATTGGTCATGCTCTCGCCGCTCTGAACCAACGGATCAGGCTTGTTGCTGAGCTGCTCGCCACGGCGCTCCATGCCCATAGCGATACCAAGCGCACCACCATGTGCCCATGGCATGTGAACAACGCTGTTGTTATGGAAACGCAGGTTCCAGTCACGCAGGAAATATGCCGCATCAGAGCTTACGTTTCTGTTCACGTAAGACACCGCTTCCGGAGACAGCGCCTTGAACGGGCTTGAGCAACCAAAGCTCGGGCAAACAGACGGGTCATACGCCAGTGCGCTAGCGGAGCTTCCCGGTGTAACCTGACGCAAACCGTACGCGTTCAGCAGGTTGGTGTAGGAGCCAATGTTCAGCGTCTTCGTGTTGGTTCGGTTCGCACCATAGGTGTAAGACGCGTCGTACTTCCAACCATATGCTACGTCACCATTCACGCCGAACTTTGCCGTTACTGTGTCTGACGCAACTTCGGTACGGCGGTCACCAAATTCGGTGAAACGCTTGATAACACCGACATTCGTTCCAAACGTATTGCGCGGGTCGTTCGCAGGAACGCTCAAAACAGACGGCAAGGTGCTAGGCTGGATCGACCCATTAAATGGGTTTGGCGCCATGAATGTTGAGCTCGTACGGTGCGAGTACAGCACATTCGAGTAAACATTGAAGTGATGGTTGATCTCGTAATGCGTATCGCCAGAGAGGTTTGAGCTCTGCAGCTGGTTCGTTAAGCTCGCACGTGGTCCGAAGTTGTAACGATAGCTGTTGTTCCAGCGGCCCAGCACGGTACCATCCGGGGCAACGCCAACGTTTACGCCGGAGCCCGTTACGCGTGCAATATCAGAGAAGCCAGAACCAAATGTGTTGGCTGCTGCACCACCTGGGTTGTTCGTCAGCTGCACTGGGCTGGCCCATGAACGGTCACGCTGCATAACGCCACCTTGGGTCATGTACGAACCGAACAGTGTCAGGTTGCCCTTACCGTGGTCGAAGTTCCAACCTTTATAGCCAGAGATCATACCCGTCTGGTTATCGCCTTGGCCGGTGATACCACCACGCACGGTGATGTTGGCGTCGTTCAGGTCATGGCGCAGCTTAATGTTGATTACGCCTGAAACAGCGTCAGCACCGTAAAGTTCTGAGCCACCGTCCTTCAGAATTTCAACACTTGAAATCTGCTGGATAGGAATCGCGTTCAAGTCAATGCAGTTGTTACGGCCATTCATGGACGCACGCTTGCCGTCGATCAGCACCAAAACGCGCTTCGTTCCGAGGTTACGCAGATCAGCACAGGTTACACCGCCACCGCCGTTGGTCGCGGTGTTCGTTGTGCCGCTGGAACCCATTGAAGGCAGGCGGGAGAAAAAGTCATTCAGCGTCGTCGCACCAGTTTGCTGGATTTGCTTGGACGACACGATCTGCACAGGGTTCGCGCTTGAATTGCGCGAAGACACCAGCGCTGAACCTGTTACGACGACCCGCTCATCAGCGCCAGACGCTTCAATCATAGCCGGACGCATCGCACCGGGCCGGCGGCGGGACACAGCTACCGGAGCGGGCTGTACTGATACAGGCGCCGCTACAGGTGTAGCAACAGGCGCAGTCCGCGCACTTGTTGCCGCTGCCTTAGCCTTGGCGTGATGATGGCGCGCTACATCATGAGATGACGCAGCATAAACAGGCACAACAGTCAGAGCGCTGCTGGCCAAAATAGATGCGCACAGAAGCTGGCGTGTAACAGAGGATGACATTCGTTTTCCCAAAAGCATCAATGTGATTGCTGATATTTATTCCTATTTCTCGAGCCATTTTCTATACGCATTGCAGCCATGCCTTCAGCAAAGGTCTGGCCTGTGTCCCGCAGGACACAACGCATTGATATACAAGGAAATATTTCAAATTTATTCTTTTTGACGTATATAAAATTCGATTTATATATCAACACCTTAAATGTGATTTCATATTTATATCGAATCAAATCTCATTAATTAGATACATTCTGTTACAAATTTATTTAAAAAAAATTTCATCGCTTTTTAGGCGATTCAGGGTGCCGATTCATCGAATTGCAAAAGGTAATCCGTAAGAATCGTTCTATTACAGAGCGTAAGGCGCATTAAGACTAAATGGAGAGACTAATTTCCGTCTCTCAGATGCTGAACATTTCGGTTGTGCTCATCAAGCGTTGCCGCAAAGCGATGCCCACCGCGTCCGTTAGCAACAAAATAAAGCGCCTGCCCCGTTGCCGGATGGGCCGCTGCTTCTAAGGAAGAAAGACTTGGGGAGCAAATTGCTCCCGGCGGCAAGCCAGCATTCAGATACGTGTTATAAGGGCCGGGCGCGAGAAGGTCATCATGCTCAAGAGGCCGATCAAGGGTGCCCATACCATCGCTTACACCGTAAATCACGGTCGGGTCCGTTTGCAGTTTCATGCCTAGTTGCAGACGATTGACAAAAACCCGTGCGACCATCGGGCGCTCTTCGGGCAACGCCGTTTCACGCTCAATCAGAGATGCCAGCACCAGCAAATCCTGCGGTGTGTGAATGACACCATCCAAAGAAGCAACGTCGCGCCCGGCCCATATTTTTTGCAACCGCTCGGCCATCATATGACTGAGACGCTCAACAACTGTTGAGCGTTGAGTACCTAGCGGCAAAGCCAGAGTTTCAGGGAATAACTGCCCTTCGGCCAGGGGAGGAATATCCCCCTTCAAAAAAGGTGCCTGCTGGAGAATCAGTTCCATGCGCTTGACGGTCAGACCTTCCGGGAAGGTCAGCATGTGCTCAACCGGGTGACCATGCCGCAAGATAAGAAGGATATGGGCGACCGACACTCGTGCAGGGAAAGAAAATTCCGCAGCATGGAGGGCGCCATCTTGACGCGTCACGACGGCCGCTAACTTAAAAAATATCCCTGAAGACCATGTAGGCGCTAAAACGCCGGCATTTTGCAAAGAGGCCGAAACCTGCCCGACCCCACCCCGAGGCACAACAACTATGTGCCCCTCAGGGGCTGGCCCCGGATCAGTATAATGCCCGTAGCCCACTACAGCGGAGGCAAGGAAGGCAAAAGGCACAGCCAGCCAGGCCAGCTTTTTGCCGAAGCCCGGTGGCAAACTTAACCGTGGTGGTTGTTCATCGTCAGTGTCATCTGAGGTGCTGGGCTGCCCAGTACTCTTGGCGGCCTGCTCATCAGCACCCTCAGCAACATTTTCAGACGTTACGGGCGTTGGTTTGTCACGCACCGTAATCCCCTCTTAGCCTTCAAACCGCTTAAGGATGATGCTGGCATTCGTGCCACCAAAGCCAAAGCTGTTTGACAGGGCGACATTGATTTTACGCTGCTGCGCCTCATGTGCCACACGGTCAATGACGCTCTCACGCGCGGGATTGTCGAGGTTCAGGGTTGGTGGTGCAACATTGTCCCTGATTGCCTGCAAGCAGAAAATAGCCTCAACAGCACCCGCGGCACCAAGCAAATGCCCGATAGCGGATTTGGTTGATGACATAGCCAAATTCTTGGCATGGTCACCAAAGAATCGCTCTACAGCGTCAAGCTCAAGGTCATCAGCCATGGTGGATGTACCATGAGCATTGACGTAATCAATCTGGCTCGCATCCATACCGCTATTACGCAGGGCAGCCTTCATAGCGCGGAATGCGCCTTCGTGGCCCTCAGCAGGAGCGGTGATGTGGTGAGCGTCACCTGACAGACCGTAGCCGCCAATTTCGCCGTAAATTTTGGCACCGCGAGCCTTCGCATGCTCAAGCTCTTCAAGAACAACGACGCCAGCGCCTTCGCCCATGACGAAGCCGTCACGGTCTCTATCCCAAGGACGAGACGCTTTCTCAGGCGCATCATTTGATGCCGTGGACAATGCACGTGCTGAACTAAAGCCTGCAATACCAAGCGCACAAATGGCAGCTTCAGCACCACCAGCAACCATCACATCCGCATCACCGTGCTGGATCAGACGTGCCGCGTCACCGATCGCATGGACGCCTGTTGCACATGCTGTAACAGCCGCGTGGTTAGGCCCTTTGAAGCCGTAACGAATCGACAGATGGCCAGAGATCAGGTTGATCAGTGCCGAAGGAATAAAGAACGGCGACAGGCGTCGTGCTTTGCCACTCGCAACCGTCAAAGAGCCTTCGTAAATTGTCTGTAGGCCGCCGATACCAGAGCCGATCATTACACCCGTTGCGCAACGATCTTCTTCTGTTTCAGGTGTCCAGCCAGAATCTTGCACGGCTTGAATAGCCGCAGCCAAACCCAGATGGATAAAGCGATCCATCTTCTTTTGGTCTTTTACGCCAACCCAGTCAGCGAGCGTCAGCCCACCTTCTTCTGTTGGCCCAACCGGCACTTCACCAGCCACTTGTGCTGGGAGTTCAGAGGGGTCGAAATGCGTGATGCGTCCAATGCCGGACTGTCCCGCGAGCAAACGTTTCCACGTCGCTTCAGCGCCAACGGCAAGCGGGCTTACCACACCGATTCCTGTTACGACGATGCGCCGTCCGTTAGTTGCATTGCCGGTCATCGATGCCCCTCGTCATGCTGGTAAATTCTTTTTAAGCCGCACCCACGCATTTAGGACGCTGCTTATACAGCGCCCCAAACACGGTGCAGTCAGAGGGCTACCGGCCAGAAATGGCAACACGGTACAATCCTCTGGGTATCGCGTCAGGCAAAAAAGCCTTAAGCAGCCTTCTGCTTTTCGATGTAGTCGATCGCATCCTTAACGGTGCCGATCTTCTCAGCAGCGTCTTCAGGAATCTCAACCGAGAAAGCTTCTTCGAAAGCCATAACCAGCTCAACTGTGTCGAGGCTGTCTGCGCCCAGATCGTCAATGAAAGACGCGTCTGGTGTGACTTTGCTTTCTTCAACGCCGAGATGTTCTACGACGATCTTCTTCACCTTATCAGCGATATCGCTCATGTGTCCGTTCCTTGTTGCCCGTCCGGGCGTTGTATCAACTCTTTGCTACAGCTTTCTGAGCGTTCTGCCAAACAAAACACTCAGCGCTGGCACCGCCCGAAACGACGTTACCCCCGGCTGGAAGGTTGTCAGCCTGTGAATGAGAACATATCCCCGACAGGCTACCCCAACGTCAAACCGGGCAAAGCAGCGCGCGCATTAGCACGCTTTGCCTTGCGGGCCAAGCGTTGGTCACGCTCCGTAATATTTC
It contains:
- a CDS encoding inositol monophosphatase family protein; this translates as MTNPVEHDPIALRLEAARSIVRDAAALALKMRPAPGGPSGTMKGRQDYLTEADGAVEALVSQRIQALFPEDGFQGEEGGVTRQGKYRWVVDPIDGTSNFSRGRDRWCVSLGLLEGDTPVAGIIDAPALGEIFTAQRGKGAFLNGKPIKAAPTQDPAEAMIEMGWSCRVPQPVFEEKISAIVGLGAMPRSGGSGALALADVACGRSDGYLEIVIRLWDVAAALVLLEEAGARVSPFLETGGLTGGATILATAPNIAEAVSHAVNVPL
- a CDS encoding lipid-binding SYLF domain-containing protein, which translates into the protein MIRINISRGLLLASASLLLAACSSTQTTATEQQLTVDRATLAVQDLFSGTTPQSRSQQLLAEAKAVMICPSILNMSFGIGGSGGRCVLMTRDARGSWSDPAFYRLSTGSLGVQVGIQSSEMVFFVMSQHGIQALLDSQFKFDATASASFATIGTGAEASTAGARNTDIYAAQKNQGLYAGAALGGSKLTVDSGANRAYYNQTVGPEDIVITMRVNNTAADPLRRALMNIAQTPTSPTAHATTAVIQDTTLNDGSSAYNGALSSGRGIQSQSLAPVK
- a CDS encoding TonB-dependent receptor domain-containing protein, which translates into the protein MSSSVTRQLLCASILASSALTVVPVYAASSHDVARHHHAKAKAAATSARTAPVATPVAAPVSVQPAPVAVSRRRPGAMRPAMIEASGADERVVVTGSALVSSRNSSANPVQIVSSKQIQQTGATTLNDFFSRLPSMGSSGTTNTATNGGGGVTCADLRNLGTKRVLVLIDGKRASMNGRNNCIDLNAIPIQQISSVEILKDGGSELYGADAVSGVINIKLRHDLNDANITVRGGITGQGDNQTGMISGYKGWNFDHGKGNLTLFGSYMTQGGVMQRDRSWASPVQLTNNPGGAAANTFGSGFSDIARVTGSGVNVGVAPDGTVLGRWNNSYRYNFGPRASLTNQLQSSNLSGDTHYEINHHFNVYSNVLYSHRTSSTFMAPNPFNGSIQPSTLPSVLSVPANDPRNTFGTNVGVIKRFTEFGDRRTEVASDTVTAKFGVNGDVAYGWKYDASYTYGANRTNTKTLNIGSYTNLLNAYGLRQVTPGSSASALAYDPSVCPSFGCSSPFKALSPEAVSYVNRNVSSDAAYFLRDWNLRFHNNSVVHMPWAHGGALGIAMGMERRGEQLSNKPDPLVQSGESMTNTVLPTSGGFHVTEGYLEGQLTLLHNAFLAKDLTIDGQGRISAYNTFGAAKIWKGSISWAPVSDIRFRGTLGTSFRQPNVNELYGGRSISYNTASDPCDMNRVNSYGAASAIVAANCARQGIDTKTFTQSGSAQVPTIGGGNTQLQPEEGRTYTFGTVITPRWIPGLSLSGEYWHYSISHMISALPTTYILNNCYDGSNTSLCSQVNRLSNGQISTVSAYAQNIGALRTSGVDFDFDYRHHITSNDIVSVSNNFQYLLNYKQQFVPGGAFSDYTGALLYNNGSGNPRVRDYTTLGWTHGAVSINYMLQFTGGMRWNDTSKWEPTTSGRYKTPMMIQQDLSASYRLNRWNFTGGIQNITNKKPPFVTSGSDNSVGAVYGGFYPGRYIFLQAGISL
- the mltG gene encoding endolytic transglycosylase MltG, coding for MPPGFGKKLAWLAVPFAFLASAVVGYGHYTDPGPAPEGHIVVVPRGGVGQVSASLQNAGVLAPTWSSGIFFKLAAVVTRQDGALHAAEFSFPARVSVAHILLILRHGHPVEHMLTFPEGLTVKRMELILQQAPFLKGDIPPLAEGQLFPETLALPLGTQRSTVVERLSHMMAERLQKIWAGRDVASLDGVIHTPQDLLVLASLIERETALPEERPMVARVFVNRLQLGMKLQTDPTVIYGVSDGMGTLDRPLEHDDLLAPGPYNTYLNAGLPPGAICSPSLSSLEAAAHPATGQALYFVANGRGGHRFAATLDEHNRNVQHLRDGN
- the fabF gene encoding beta-ketoacyl-ACP synthase II; amino-acid sequence: MTGNATNGRRIVVTGIGVVSPLAVGAEATWKRLLAGQSGIGRITHFDPSELPAQVAGEVPVGPTEEGGLTLADWVGVKDQKKMDRFIHLGLAAAIQAVQDSGWTPETEEDRCATGVMIGSGIGGLQTIYEGSLTVASGKARRLSPFFIPSALINLISGHLSIRYGFKGPNHAAVTACATGVHAIGDAARLIQHGDADVMVAGGAEAAICALGIAGFSSARALSTASNDAPEKASRPWDRDRDGFVMGEGAGVVVLEELEHAKARGAKIYGEIGGYGLSGDAHHITAPAEGHEGAFRAMKAALRNSGMDASQIDYVNAHGTSTMADDLELDAVERFFGDHAKNLAMSSTKSAIGHLLGAAGAVEAIFCLQAIRDNVAPPTLNLDNPARESVIDRVAHEAQQRKINVALSNSFGFGGTNASIILKRFEG
- a CDS encoding acyl carrier protein → MSDIADKVKKIVVEHLGVEESKVTPDASFIDDLGADSLDTVELVMAFEEAFSVEIPEDAAEKIGTVKDAIDYIEKQKAA